The Cervus canadensis isolate Bull #8, Minnesota chromosome X, ASM1932006v1, whole genome shotgun sequence genome contains the following window.
ACACTTGTCAATATTCCTCTGTAGCTGTCCCCTGCGTTGCTCCTCTTTGCACAAACCTTCAGAGATTTcagtctcttccttctttccttccttgcaGAAGTAACCAGCCTTAAAGAAGGTCTATggacaaaagatgaaaaaaagagtCAGAAGACCAAGGTAGCAACTAAGATGCTGGTGGACAGACCAACACTGAGTATGGGAATTCATATACTGTCTTTCAATATTTAGAGTCCTCTTAGTagaatattctcattttatttaggtCCTGTATTTCAGCAGTCCAGATAACAAACAGCATCTCTTGACGTCACATTTTTCGCATTGCTCCCTTCTCCTATTATGAGGATTCACCACTAGGTGCACCACATCCCTTTGCCTTGCGCAGTATAAATTGGGGGAAGGGTGCCCACATATTCTAGAAAACAGGTTGTGCAGTGGTACCTGAATTTATGACTTCTGTCCCACCTTTACCTCCCAGTCCATCTTTTCCACCCCCAATTCTGGATTGCgaagagaaaggaaggcaagGGAAGTGTGTAAAACCCTGGTAGACAAGAAATTTACAAAGTATTCCTGGATGCCTGACCTGTGCTGGTCGCAATCACTCCACCCCGATTCAGATGTCCAGTCAACGActgctgcccacccccaccctccaaacACGTTCAGAAAAACAGGCCTTTCTCCTGTCCCTCGTTTTCCTCAAGCCTCGCTACAGATGCACCCCGTGGCCTGAAATTGCCAGACCTACTGCACAGACAGTAGACTTTGGCATCAAAAAGGTGCCTGTTGGAAAGGACAGCATCCGGCACGAGGGGTCCGACAGGCCCCTTGGCAGAATCACAGCCCCGGCTACACCCGTCCCGGCTCCGGCGACCTCCTCAGAGCGCCCCCGCGGGATCCCTCCGCCATTTCTCCCATAGCAGCTTCCCGCACAACCCTCTCCCCGCACAGGCACCGTCGAGGGCGGAGCacggccaccaggaaagtccgcCAGGGATTAGTCCGCGCCGTACGACTCCCCAGCATCCGAGAGAACCCCTACGGCCAAGACTCCGCGGCCCCGGGCCCGGCCCGCCCCGGTCGCCGTCGTCTCAGGGCCAGGGATCCCCCAGCGCTGCTCATCTCTTTAAGGATCCCATTCCGACCCGCTCGCCTCCCCGTCCTCAGGCTGCCAAGGGCAGGCTGTGAGGCGGTCGTCGCCCCACGACACCCCCACTTGCCTTCGCAGGCGCAGGGTCGCAGCTCTTCTCTCGCTTCCCACCGCTCGCCGTGCGGGCGGAATGGAAAAGAGGCGTCCCCACCTCCCGCGCCGCTGCGCCAAACCGGGTAGGGGCTGCGCAGGCTGCGGCACCGACGGCTCGCGGTGAGGGTGTCGGGAAGGGGGGCGGAGGGATACGGCACGAATGGACTAGACGCCCCCTCCCAGGCCCACCGTAGTTCCGACCcagagggggcggggccgggaagAACGCCAGCCTGAGGGGCGGGGCCACGCCAGTCCTCCGCTGCCCCCCGTTGGGtgaccaccccccgccccgccacgcTTCTGGCCCTGCAGCGTAGAGTGGTCGCGGGCCGGGGCTGGGAGGGTCGCGAGGGGTGGCACTGCAGGGAGCAGCGGATGGATACAGGACGCCccgcagagtgtgtgtgtgtggacgccccggggagggagggagagagagagtgtgtgtgtgtgtacccgcAGACTGTTCGGTGtccgccccctcccttcccccatcacGCCGGCCAGCCTTCTTGGGCGCGGGTGGCAGGGGGGCCGCGAGCTggaggaaagtgggagggggCGCCCGTGGAGGCCGAGCCCCTGCCCCTCTTCTAAGGGAGGGCAGCCCCTGATAGACCCCTGGCTGAGGAGACAAACCACTTGTCTGTGCCAGTGTCCTCATTCTTTCTGCCACACTGCTGTTGTCTCAGTCGCTGTGGTGGCACACTTTACCATTTCACTGTCCCCACAGTTGCCCAGGAAAGAGGACCTTTCCCTGACAGGACCCGCACCTGCTCAGACAATCCTGTTTCTCACCCCACAGCCAGGAGTCAGGCACCATGTAGGGGCAGTCCTGGCTCCTCTTCCTGGCTTCTGTAAGGTCTTCTCTTGCAGGGGATTCCAAGGGCTCATCATCTTTGGCAGGGTAGGAATATGCCAAGGATTAGAACCAATTGGGATCTCACATGCTTGCCATACACACCAGTCTACTTCCCCCAGCCATTCTTTGGAGTTGGCAGCACCAGGCACCCACTTCCCCAAGACAGAAATCTGCTGGTTCTTGAATCCTCTGATTCCTGCACTTCTACATCCTCCTTGTAGTCTCCATCCTCTTCATTTGTGCTCCATTGGGCAAACAACAACCGTGGTTAATAACATCTCTGGTTGAGCACAAACCTGTTGGCATTGTTGCCCAGTTTAAAACCCAACTAAATGGCACCCTCGCTTTGGTAGGCTGAATAAAAGTACCCCCAAAACGTCCATGTCCTGTTCTCCAGAATCTGTAAATATATGATGTTACCTTGCACAAGAGAATTAAGGTCGTagatggaattaagattgctaatGAGCTAAATGTAAAGAAAGATCACACTGCTTTATCTTGATCAATGCCATGGAAAGCTACTTTAAATGTGGAAGAAGCAGGCAGAAGATTTAGTGTCACAGTGAAGTTGCATGCAAGATGCCACCAGTGGATAGGATGTCGCCGGTTTTGAAGAAGGAAGCCAGAGGCCAAGGCCCACATGCAGACCCAGAAGGtggaaaaggcaaggagacaGATTCCTCTAGGGTCTCTTGGAAGAATGAAGTCCTCCTATCACCTTTATTTCATACCAGTGAAACCCTTTTCTATGTGCAaccttcagtatttttattttttgcttttttttttaatccagcaaTATTGTGATAATTTATTACAGCAGCAGTAGGAATGGAATTCACTCACCATCCTGACTATCCATTCCTCTTCACTCAAATTGGGCTTCATGCCCTGGGAGGATCAATTTGGGGGCTCATCTCTCACCACTCACCACTATAACCACCCTCTTAAGAACCTTTTCTCTTTGCTAAAGGAGGGATTTTGCAGTCCTCTGAGGTTCATCTTGGAGAAAGTCCCTATTTACTGAAAATCACTTATGCTTACCAGAATGAAAAGGGAAACTTATTCTTACCatgaattttcatatatttacctATCAGCTTTTACTTGTTATTAGATACTTATTattggggtcacaatgagtcagacatgataattgtaaaatatttagatGACAGAAAAAATCTAGAGACAATTCTATACTGTATCTAGAGACAACAGATGTCAGTTGTCACTGTGCTCTTTCAATGGCTTTAGCTGAATTGTGGATTATGTTTTCTTTGTTCCAAAGTATACTCTCTCTTGGGTGAATGCCAGGCTTAAAGAAGGGAGTCTGAGCTCTGCCAAGATCTGTGGGTGTTATGTGAATCTCTTTACCTCTCTGAActgttctttctcctccttcaagTGGCTGGTGCCTTgcgttcattcagcaaatatatatatgaacatctACTTTGTCCTCAGcgcaaacaaaaaagaaatctccacTCCCATAGAGGTGACCTTTACTTGTAGTttcattcttattattttataaaaatttagacTTATCCAAAGTCATATTAGCAATCCTATGTGGTAATTCTGGATATAGTGAAATCTTGATTTCAAGATACTGACAGAGGAGTGAATCTTCTACTAGCTGACAGATTATACTGTGAGATTTTGAAATGTCTGTTAGACATTTTATTGTTAATTCATTTAGAGAACAGACAGTACAACTCATTAACATTTACTGAACCGAGGAAGGtcctattttaaacattttgtgtATTAACTCACAAAAATATTGGACAGTATGAACTATTATTGAAATAAGCTATTACCTTCATGTTACATGTGAGGAAACCAGCTTGAATGAATTGTTTCATCTTTAAagtcaaagggaaaaagaaaagctttaaatattaaaagaatgctGACCTATATCTGTCTGACTGGTAAGCAGTATTTATTTCATCCTAAGTGAAATGAtacattggatcatcgaaaaagcaagagatttccagagaaacatctatgcctgcttcattgattacgctaaagcccttgactgtgtggatcacaacaaactgtggaaaattctttaaaaagatgggaataccagaccactttacctgcctcctgcgacacctgtatgcaggtcaagcaccagacatggaacaaaggactggttcaaaattgggaaaagagtacatcaaggctgtctattgtcacactgcttatttaacttatatgctgaatACATCATTaaaagtgccaggctggatgaagcacaagctggaatcaagattcctgggagaaacatcaataacttcagatatgcagatgacaccaccctgatggcaaaaagcaagaggaattaaagagcctcttgatgaaggtgaaagaggagagtgaaaaagctggtttaaaacacaacattcagtaaactaagatcatggcatccggtcccatcacttcatggcaactagatggggaaacaatggaaaaagtgacagactttattttcttgggcaccaaaatcactgcaggtggcaattgcagccatgaaattagaagatgcttgctccttaaacatccctggtggctcagaagttaaagcgtctacctgcaatgcaggagacctgggttcattccctgggttggaaagatcccctggaggaggaaatggcaagccactccagtattcttgcctggaaaatcccatggagggaggagccttgtaggctacagtccacggggtcgcagagtcggacacgactgagctacttcactttcactttctttgctccttggaagacaagctatgacaaatctagacagtgtattgaaaagcagagacatcattttgccagcaaaggtccatatagtcaaagctatggtttttccagtagtcatgtatggatgtgagagttggaccataaagaagtctgagcaccgaagaattgacgcttttgaactgtggtgttggagaagactcttgagggtcccttggactgcaatgagatcaaaccagtcagtcctaaaggaaatcaaccctgaatagtcattggaaggactgatgttgaagctgaagctccaatactttggccacctgaatcgAAGAgcccgactcattagaaaagaccctgatgctgggaaagattgaaggcaggagaaggggatgacagaggacaagatggttggatagcatcactgactcaatggccatgagtttgagcaagctccaggagatggttaagaacagggaagcctggtgtgctacagtccctgaggtcgcagagtcggacaccactgagctactgaacaataacaaaatggATTCCAGTTTAATAAATTCTGATGGCCAAAGTTCCACTCTCCTATGCCTCCACCAGACCTGTGTAACCCTGACTTGCCTCTTATATCTAAATCTcagaaccaaataaataacccCCAAGCATTAAGCCCAGGATACAGACACAGCTGTGCTGCATCATACCTACAGTTCTGCCCCAACCCCTCCTCCTACATACTTATGCACATGAACTTTCACAGTAGCATATTCCTTGCCTATACAACACATAGGATCTACGCCTCTTCCCTCTTACTCACCACGGACAGAGACTTGTTTATGTCTATTAAGCTTAACTTGgttactttctgttttttaaaaattattttatttatttactggctacactgggtcttcattgctatgtgggcttttcACCAGTTGTGGCaagcgagggctactctctagttgtgatgcacaggcttctcattgcagtggcttttctgttgctaagcacaggctctagggtgtacTGGCTTTAATACTTGTGGTTCCTGGGGTCTAGaggacaggctcagtagttgtgatgaatgggcttagttgctctgtggcacatgggatcttcccagactagggattgaacccatgtctactgcattggcaggcggattcttgaccactgagctacaagagaagtcctattttctgttgttttaatttgtaattccaTAATGCCctctgatgttgagcatctttacatatgctaatttgtatattttatttgtcaatcatCTGGTCAGATCAGTCCCCCCCCCACCCTTAAAATGGCATTGATTGCTTTCTTATTACTAAATTTAaagacttttttgtatattttggataccagTCTTCTAATAAATTCTGTTTTGCAACACTTTTCTTCTCAATCTCCACTTGTCTTCATCCTATTAATAGAGTATTTTGCAGAGAAGATTTATCTTTAATTAAGTTCAagttatcaattttttctttcatggatcacatTTTTGATGTTTTATCTACAAAGTCCTTGCCAAACACAAAGTTACCTAGATCTTTTACTATGTTGTCTTctaggagtctttttttttacagttttgtcttttacatgtaagtctatgatccattttaagttaataataGTGAAAGATGTAATATATGAGTATAgattttcttttgcatgtagatgaACAATCATTCTATTAggctggtgcaaaagtaattgtagtTTTTGCATTGTTGACATTTGCCTTTGATATCGGAAtgcattcttaaatgtggttatgttatacatcatttaatGCACATTACTATGTGTTTTCTTGCCAATGACATTGccaatgacattacttgctgtttatttaatattgattttagactatggaaatcaTGTtacacaaaaagcaaatttgagcgatTTTATTccagttcaaaatgggtcataaagcagtgagacaacttgcaacatcaacaatgcatttggcccaggaattgCTAATGAGAATACAGCACAgcagtggttcaagaagttttctAAAGGTGACAAgaaccttgaagatgaggagcccagtggccagccatcagaagttgacaacaactGAGAGTAATCATCAAAACTGATTCTgttacaactacacaagaagctgctgaagaactcaacatcaatCATTCTATGGCCATtaggcatttgaagcaaattggaaagaagaaaaagcttgataagtgggtgcctcatgagctgtctaaaattttaaaaatcattgttttgaagtgtcctcttctcttattctatgcaacattaaaccatttctcaatcaggCAGACTGTGACATGCTATGAAAAGTGGATGGTATACAACAACCAGTGACGACCAGCCTCAGTGGTTGGAAGACACTCCAAAACACTCCCCAAAGTCAAACCTGCACCACAAAAagatcatggtcactgtttggtggtctgctggcAGTCTAaaccactacagctttctgaatcctggcgaaaccattacatctgagaattATGCTTAGCAAATTGATGAGCTGCACTGAAAAcagcaatgcctgcagccagcattggtcaacagaaagggcccaattcttctccatgacatcACCCCACCACATGTCACACAActaatgcttcaaaagttgaatgaattgggctatgaagttttgcctcatctcccatattcacctgacctctcaccaaccgactaccacttcttcaggCTTTTTTCAGGAAAAAGCTTCCACAAGCAGCAGGATACAGAATATGCTTTCCAGGATGTCGTCGAATCCCAAATTGCAAATTTTTAtgctaaagaaataaacaaacttatttctcatcaGCAAAAATTTGTCGACTGTAatagttcctattttgattaataaagatgtgtctgAGTctagttattgttgttgttcagttactcagttgtgcccgactctttgcaattctctGGACTGCAGaatacaaggcttccctgtccttcactatctcccagtctttgctcaaactcatgtccactgagttgatgatgccatccaatgatgtcatccttctcctcgtgccctcaatctttcccagtatcaggatcttttccactcAGTTacatcttcacatcaggtggccaaagtattggagcttcaacttcagcatcagtccttccaatgaacattctggactgatttcctttaggatggacaggtttgatcttaCTGCTGTCCAAataactctcaagagtcttctacagcagcacagttagaaagcatcaattctttggcattcagccttctttatagtccaactgacatccacacatgactactggaaaaacaatagctttgattatatggatctttgtgggtgaagtgatgtctctgctttataacatgctgtctaggtttgtcatagctgttcttccaaggagcaagagtctttttatttcatggctgcagtcaccatccacagtgattttggagcccaagaaactaaggctgacactgtttccactgtttctctatctatttgccataaagtgatgggaccagatgccatgatctttgttttatgaatgttgagctttaagccaactttttccctctgctctttcaatttcaacaagaggctctttagttcttcttcactttctgccataagggtggtgtcatctgcatatctgaggctgttgatatttctcccagcaatcttgattccaggtgtgtttcatccagcccagagtttctcatgatatactctgcatataagtaaaagaagcagggtgacaatatacagccttgacatactcattttcctctttggaacaagtctgttgttccatgtccagttctaactgttgcttcctgacctgcatacagatttctcaagaggcaggttaggtggtctggtattcccatctctttcagaattttccacagtttactgtgatccacacagtcaaaggctttggcataggcaataaagcagaaatagatgtagttctggaattctcttgctttttcagtgatccagcagatgttggcaatttgacatctggttcctctgccttttctaaaacccacttgtacatatggaagttcatggttcacatactgttgaagcctgccttggagaattttgagcattactttgctagtatgtgagatgagtgcaattgtgaggtagtttgagcattctttggcattgcctttcttaggaattcaaatgaaaactgactttttccagtcctatggccactgctgcgttttccaaatttgctggtatactgagtggagcacttccacagcatcatcttttatgatttgaaatagctcaactggaattccatcacctccactagctttcttcgttgtgatgcttcctaaggcccacttgacttcacattccaggatgtctggctctaggtgagtgatcacaacatcgtgatcatctgggtcgggaagatcttttttgtacagttcttctgtgtattcttgccacctcttcttaatatcttctgcttctgttaggtccataccatttctgtcctttattgagcccatctttgcatgaaatgttcccttggtatctctaattttcttgaagagatctctagtctttcccattctattgttttcctctatttctttgcactgataactgaggaaggctttcttaactctccttgctgttctttggaactctgcattcaaatgggtatatctttccttttctcctttgctttttgcttctcttcttttcacagctatttgtaaggcctcctcagacagccatttttcttttttgcatttctttttcttggagatggtctttatctctgtctcctgtatgatgtcacgaacctctgtgcTTAGTTCATCAGGCACGCTATTAGaactagtcccttaaatctattacTTACTtatactgtataatcataagggatttgatttaggtcacaccagaatggtctagttgttgtccctactttcttcaatttaagtctgaattttgcaaataggagttgatgatctgagccatagtcatctccttgtcttctttctgctgactgtagagagcttctccatctttggctgcaaagaatataatcaatctgatatcagtattgaccatctggtgatatccatgtgtagagtcttctcctgtgttgttggaagagggtgtttgctatgaacagtgcattctcttgggaaaactctattagtctttgccctgcttcattctgtgttccacggccaaatttgcctgttactccaggtgtttcctgacttcctacttttgcattataGTCCCCTCTAATGAATAGGACATCTTatgtgggtgttagttctaaaaggtcttgtaggtcttcatagaaccactcaacttcaccttcttcatcatttctggtcggggcatagacttgcatgactgtgatattgaatggtttgccttggaaacgaacagaatctcattctgttgtttctgagattccatccaagtactgcatttcggactcttttgttgactatgatggctactccatttcttctaagggattattgcccacagtagtagatataatggtcatctgagttaaattcacccattccagtccattttagttcgctgattcctaaaatgtcaacgttccctctttccatctcctgtttaaccacttccaatgtgccttgattcatggacctaacatttcaggttcctatgcaatattgctctttacagagtCCCACCTtgcttccattaccagtcacatccacaactgagcgttgtttttgctttgacaccatctcttcattctttctggagttatttctccattgatctccagtagcatattgggcatgtACGGACCTagggatttcatctttcagtgtcctatctttttgcctttgcatactgttcatgggttctcaaggcaagaataataatagtagtactccttcttttgaaggaggtcaccattatcttcattacctctaccatagtttggccccaggtaaatagcaggggaGGAAGCCTTAGAAACAGCTATGAaatgaagggaagcaaaaagcaaaggagaaaaggaaagatatacccatttgaatgcagagttccaaagaacagcaaggagagttaagaaagccttcctcggttatcagtgcaaagaaatagaggaaaacaacagaatgggaaagactagaaatctcttcaagaaaatcagagataccaagggaacatttcatgcaaagatgggctcaataaaggacagaaatggtatggacctaacagaagcagaagatattaagaagaggtggcaaggacaTTACAcaggaagaactgtacaaaaaatctCTCACGaaacccagatgatcacgatggtgtgatcactcacctagagccaggcatcctggaatgtgaagtcaggtgggccttagaaaacatcactatgaacaaagctagtggaggtgatggaattccagttgagctatttcaaatcctgatagatgatgctgtgaaagtgctgcactcaatatgccagcaactctggaaaactcagccgtggccacaggactggaaaaggtcagtgttcattccaatcccNNNNNNNNNNAgaggaaaatgagtatgtcaaggctgtatattgtcaccctgcttcttttacttatatgcagagtatatcatgagaaactctgggctggatgaaacacacctggaatcaagattgctgggagaaatatcaacagcctcagatatgcagatgacaccacccttatggcagaaagtgaagaagaactaaagagcctcttgatgaaagtgaaagagcagaggggaaaagtcggcttaaagctcaacattcataaaacaaagatcatggcatctggtcccatcactttgtggcaaatagatggagaaacagtggaaacagtggcaaactttattttcttgggctccaaaatcactgtggatggtgactgcagccatgaaataaaaagacgcttactccttggaagaaaagttatgaccaatctagacagcatattaaaaagcagaggcattactttgtcaacaaaggtccgtctagtcaaggctatggtttttccagtggtcatgtatggatgtgagagttggactataaagaaagctgagcgatgtagaattgatgcttttgaactgtggtgttggagaggactcttgagagtcccttggactgcaaggagatccaaccagtccatcctaaaggaaatcagtcctgaatgttcattggaaggactgatgctgaacttgaaactccaatactttggccacctgatgcgaagatctgactcacttgaatagaccctgatgctgggaaaaattgaaggtgggaggagaaggggatgacagaggactcatggttggatggcattactgactcaaaggacatgagtttgcgtaaactctgagtgttggtgatgggcagtgaggcctggcgtgctgcagtccatggggttacaaagagtcggatatgactgagagattgaactgaactgaactgaactaaaatagcagggagggaaaaCAGCTccaaccatcaacagaaaactggattaaatatttactgagcatgaccccaCCCATGAGAACAagacccagggatgcaaggattcttcaatatttgcaaataaatcaatgtgatccACCATGTtaa
Protein-coding sequences here:
- the LOC122434846 gene encoding basic proline-rich protein-like isoform X2; the protein is MRTLAQTSGLSPQPGVYQGLPSLRRGAGARPPRAPPPTFLQLAAPLPPAPKKAGRRDGGREGADTEQSAGTHTHTLSLPPSPGRPHTHTLRGVLYPSAAPCSATPRDPPSPGPRPLYAAGPEAWRGGGWSPNGGQRRTGVAPPLRLAFFPAPPPLGRNYGGPGRGRLVHSCRIPPPPFPTPSPRAVGAAACAAPTRFGAAAREVGTPLFHSARTASGGKREKSCDPAPAKTFFKAGYFCKEGKKEETEISEGQPAVCLRLNTTGTKQGEEDCATLVQIDFHWQLWWCWNCC
- the LOC122434846 gene encoding basic proline-rich protein-like isoform X3, with protein sequence MRTLAQTSGLSPQPGVYQGLPSLRRGAGARPPRAPPPTFLQLAAPLPPAPKKAGRRDGGREGADTEQSAGTHTHTLSLPPSPGRPHTHTLRGVLYPSAAPCSATPRDPPSPGPRPLYAAGPEAWRGGGWSPNGGQRRTGVAPPLRLAFFPAPPPLGRNYGGPGRGRLVHSCRIPPPPFPTPSPRAVGAAACAAPTRFGAAAREVGTPLFHSARTASGGKREKSCDPAPAKTFFKAGYFCKEGKKEETEISEDLHAAAEPLDHFLSCRSVRIVGTACCLLKA
- the LOC122434846 gene encoding basic proline-rich protein-like isoform X4, whose product is MRTLAQTSGLSPQPGVYQGLPSLRRGAGARPPRAPPPTFLQLAAPLPPAPKKAGRRDGGREGADTEQSAGTHTHTLSLPPSPGRPHTHTLRGVLYPSAAPCSATPRDPPSPGPRPLYAAGPEAWRGGGWSPNGGQRRTGVAPPLRLAFFPAPPPLGRNYGGPGRGRLVHSCRIPPPPFPTPSPRAVGAAACAAPTRFGAAAREVGTPLFHSARTASGGKREKSCDPAPAKICMLLQNPLTISCPAGVLGLLACCLLKA
- the LOC122434846 gene encoding basic proline-rich protein-like isoform X1; this translates as MRTLAQTSGLSPQPGVYQGLPSLRRGAGARPPRAPPPTFLQLAAPLPPAPKKAGRRDGGREGADTEQSAGTHTHTLSLPPSPGRPHTHTLRGVLYPSAAPCSATPRDPPSPGPRPLYAAGPEAWRGGGWSPNGGQRRTGVAPPLRLAFFPAPPPLGRNYGGPGRGRLVHSCRIPPPPFPTPSPRAVGAAACAAPTRFGAAAREVGTPLFHSARTASGGKREKSCDPAPAKICMLLQNPLTISCPAGVLGLLGQPAVCLRLNTTGTKQGEEDCATLVQIDFHWQLWWCWNCC